One segment of Radiobacillus kanasensis DNA contains the following:
- the coaBC gene encoding bifunctional phosphopantothenoylcysteine decarboxylase/phosphopantothenate--cysteine ligase CoaBC produces MLNGTNILLGVSGGIAAYKACALTSKLTQQGASVKVIMTESATQFVSPLTFQALSRNPVYTDTFDEKNPAKIAHIDLADWADLVMLAPATANIIGKLANGISDDMLSTTLLATTAPIYIAPAMNVHMYGHPAVIENMKKLDGWGYKFIEPGSGYLACGYVGKGRLEEPETIVDILNKDFHQNIDQTFFTGKKVLISGGPTREAVDPVRFFTNHSSGKMGFALAEELANLGAEVTLVTGPVKLETPKNVQRVDVESAEEMYQAIMEHYPTQELVIKAAAVADYRPKLVYDQKMKKSDGTLMIEMERTKDILKELGERKNGQFLVGFAAETENVLEYGQKKLEKKNLDAIVVNDITEQGSGFGGDTNAVTYLNKRGEQKKLPMSSKKEVSKQLLQLIESDMKDGRA; encoded by the coding sequence GGTACGAACATTTTACTGGGAGTTTCAGGTGGAATCGCAGCTTATAAGGCATGTGCTTTAACGAGTAAGTTAACCCAACAAGGAGCGAGCGTAAAAGTAATTATGACGGAGAGTGCAACTCAGTTTGTTTCCCCGCTGACGTTTCAGGCGCTTTCTCGGAATCCAGTATATACAGACACGTTTGATGAAAAGAATCCGGCAAAGATTGCACATATTGATCTCGCAGATTGGGCCGATCTTGTAATGTTAGCACCAGCAACTGCTAACATTATTGGCAAACTAGCAAACGGGATATCTGATGATATGTTATCGACCACTTTATTAGCGACTACAGCCCCTATTTACATAGCACCAGCCATGAATGTACATATGTATGGACACCCGGCTGTCATAGAAAATATGAAAAAATTAGACGGATGGGGATATAAGTTTATCGAACCTGGAAGTGGATATTTGGCTTGTGGCTACGTTGGAAAAGGACGTCTGGAAGAACCTGAAACCATTGTGGATATTTTAAACAAGGATTTCCATCAAAACATAGACCAGACCTTTTTCACCGGCAAAAAGGTCTTAATATCTGGCGGTCCAACACGGGAAGCAGTTGACCCAGTTCGATTTTTCACCAATCATTCGTCTGGAAAGATGGGTTTTGCGTTGGCGGAGGAATTGGCGAATCTAGGGGCAGAAGTTACCCTTGTAACAGGTCCTGTAAAGCTTGAAACACCTAAAAACGTACAAAGAGTGGATGTCGAATCAGCCGAAGAGATGTATCAAGCCATCATGGAGCATTATCCAACTCAAGAGCTTGTAATAAAAGCTGCTGCCGTAGCGGATTACCGACCGAAATTGGTTTATGATCAGAAAATGAAAAAGTCCGATGGGACCCTAATGATCGAAATGGAAAGAACGAAAGATATCCTGAAAGAATTAGGAGAACGCAAGAATGGTCAATTTTTAGTAGGGTTTGCAGCAGAGACAGAAAACGTATTAGAATACGGACAAAAAAAGCTGGAGAAAAAGAACCTGGATGCGATTGTAGTGAATGACATCACCGAGCAAGGGTCAGGATTTGGTGGCGATACGAATGCTGTTACGTATCTAAATAAGCGTGGTGAGCAGAAGAAGCTTCCGATGTCTTCCAAAAAGGAAGTATCTAAACAGCTTTTACAGTTAATAGAATCTGATATGAAGGATGGACGAGCGTGA